The proteins below come from a single Vitis vinifera cultivar Pinot Noir 40024 chromosome 9, ASM3070453v1 genomic window:
- the LOC100241183 gene encoding protein IQ-domain 26: MGRATRWLRGLLGMKKDKEQVENSTAGDRKEKKRWSFAKPGRDTSGVGQNPVNFPANIPVDSAWLRSYISETEKEQNKHAIAVAAATAAAADAAVAAAQAAVAVVRLTSHGRGTLFGGGRDRWAATKIQTVFRGYLARKAHRALKGLVKLQALVRGFLVRKRAAATLHSMQALIRAQAAVRSQRTLRARNKENRFPPEMRPRRSIERFEETRSEFHSKRMSTSFETSVNAFDESPKIVEIDTFKPKSRSRRMMNTSTSDSGEDPPYLTLSSPLPCPVPARLSIPDCRNFQDFEWCFTGDECRFSTAQSTPRLANTSRAVAPVTPAKSVCGDSFFRPYSNFPNYMANTQSFKAKLRSHSAPKQRPEPGPKRRFSLNEIMASRTSLSGVRMQRSCSQVQEALNF, from the exons ATGGGAAGAGCTACAAGGTGGTTGAGAGGCTTGTTGGGGATGAAGAAAGACAAGGAACAGGTGGAGAATTCCACCGCTGGTGACCGGAAGGAGAAGAAAAGGTGGAGTTTTGCCAAGCCAGGGAGGGATACTTCTGGTGTGGGTCAGAACCCAGTCAACTTTCCGGCCAACATTCCGGTTGATTCCGCTTGGTTGAGATCTTACATTTCTGAGACAGAGAAAGAGCAGAACAAGCACGCAATTGCTGTGGCTGCAGCCACCGCAGCCGCTGCGGATGCTGCGGTGGCCGCAGCACAGGCTGCAGTGGCTGTGGTGAGGCTCACAAGCCATGGCAGAGGAACCCTCTTTGGTGGAGGCAGAGACAGGTGGGCTGCAACCAAGATTCAGACTGTTTTTAGGGGATATTTG GCCCGAAAGGCGCATAGAGCTTTGAAAGGATTGGTGAAGTTGCAGGCTCTTGTTAGGGGTTTTCTTGTTCGAAAGCGGGCTGCCGCAACCCTTCATAGTATGCAAGCTCTTATAAGGGCTCAGGCTGCTGTTCGATCCCAAAGAACTCTCCGTGCCCGCAACAAAGAAAACAGATTTCCACCAGAAATGAGGCCTAGAAGATCCATT GAAAGGTTTGAGGAAACCAGAAGTGAATTCCACAGTAAGAGGATGTCAACATCTTTTGAGACTTCAGTTAATGCATTTGATGAAAGCCCAAAGATCGTCGAAATCGATACATTCAAGCCCAAGTCAAGATCCCGCAGAATGATGAATACTTCAACCTCAGATTCAGGCGAAGACCCGCCATACCTAACACTCTCATCACCTCTTCCATGTCCAGTTCCAGCCCGACTCTCCATACCCGATTGCAGAAACTTTCAAGACTTCGAATGGTGCTTCACTGGCGACGAATGTAGGTTCTCCACTGCCCAAAGCACTCCTCGGCTTGCAAACACTAGCCGAGCAGTGGCCCCAGTTACACCAGCCAAGAGCGTATGTGGGGACAGCTTCTTCCGGCCTTACTCCAACTTCCCCAACTATATGGCCAACACTCAATCATTCAAGGCCAAACTGAGGTCTCACAGTGCCCCAAAGCAAAGACCTGAGCCTGGCCCCAAAAGGCGGTTTTCCCTCAATGAAATAATGGCATCAAGGACTAGCCTAAGCGGGGTTCGAATGCAGAGATCATGTTCCCAAGTTCAAGAAgctttgaatttttaa